A genome region from Crossiella equi includes the following:
- a CDS encoding type IV toxin-antitoxin system AbiEi family antitoxin domain-containing protein: MIMGVALTQCGYFTAQQAVAAGYSHQAQNYHVRQGNWHREGRALFRLPGWPDSDRDIYVRWRLWSGDRAVVSHESALAVHDLGDVNPAKVHLTVPAGFRARHEGVVLHKADLPAEDIEDRGEFRVTTVTRTLLDTAAGQTSQEQLDTAVTEALTRGLISPRRIRERSDTHGNRAALRVERALGAAGR; encoded by the coding sequence ATGATCATGGGAGTCGCCCTGACCCAGTGCGGCTACTTCACCGCGCAGCAGGCCGTCGCCGCCGGGTACTCCCACCAGGCGCAGAACTACCACGTGCGCCAGGGAAACTGGCACCGAGAGGGTCGTGCTCTGTTCCGCCTGCCGGGCTGGCCGGACTCGGACCGGGACATCTACGTCCGCTGGCGGCTCTGGAGCGGAGACCGGGCGGTGGTCTCCCACGAGTCGGCGCTGGCGGTCCACGACCTGGGCGACGTCAACCCGGCCAAGGTGCACCTGACCGTGCCCGCCGGTTTCCGGGCCAGGCACGAGGGCGTGGTGCTGCACAAGGCAGACCTGCCAGCCGAGGACATCGAGGACCGGGGCGAGTTCCGCGTGACCACGGTGACCCGCACGCTCCTCGACACCGCCGCCGGGCAGACCAGCCAGGAACAGCTGGACACCGCCGTGACCGAAGCCCTGACGCGTGGGCTGATCTCGCCCCGCCGCATCCGCGAACGCTCCGATACACACGGGAACCGTGCGGCCCTGCGCGTCGAACGCGCACTCGGGGCGGCGGGCCGGTGA
- a CDS encoding nucleotidyl transferase AbiEii/AbiGii toxin family protein: MSTNPAALRARLDARLKTDSADRAIDVNRLRRQLAFERILVRLGEDWVLKGGLALEFRLRNQCRATRDLDLALLGQAEDGERVREHLIDAFAEDPQDDHFSFVVGPPQMLAADSAGRPGWRFSVEARLAGRSFVHVRVDVVARAEEIADGVERLTLPSGLGFAGYPPAISVLAIDVHQHAAEKVHALTRDYGDRPNTRTKDLVDLVLLIEHELLDPARLGRRLRTVFDVRGTHDLPRHPPTPPAAWAADYLALTADLDVTAHTVEAAHELVSRCWADWVPAG, translated from the coding sequence GTGAGCACCAACCCGGCCGCGCTGCGGGCCAGGCTCGACGCACGCCTCAAGACCGACTCGGCTGATCGCGCCATTGACGTGAACCGGTTGCGCAGGCAGCTCGCCTTCGAGCGCATCCTGGTGCGCCTGGGCGAGGACTGGGTGCTCAAGGGCGGACTGGCCCTGGAGTTCCGGCTGCGCAACCAGTGCCGTGCCACCCGAGATCTCGACCTCGCGCTGCTCGGCCAGGCCGAGGACGGCGAGAGGGTTCGTGAGCACCTCATCGACGCCTTCGCCGAGGACCCGCAAGATGATCACTTCAGCTTCGTGGTGGGGCCACCACAGATGCTCGCCGCGGACAGTGCGGGCCGTCCTGGCTGGCGGTTTTCGGTGGAAGCCAGGCTCGCGGGCCGCAGCTTCGTGCATGTCCGGGTGGACGTAGTCGCGCGGGCCGAGGAGATCGCCGATGGGGTCGAACGCCTGACGCTGCCGTCCGGCCTGGGCTTCGCGGGGTACCCGCCCGCCATCTCCGTGCTCGCCATCGACGTGCACCAGCACGCTGCGGAGAAGGTCCACGCCCTCACCCGGGACTACGGCGACCGCCCGAACACCAGGACCAAGGACCTCGTCGACCTGGTCCTGCTGATCGAGCATGAGCTGCTCGACCCCGCCAGGTTGGGCCGAAGGCTGCGGACGGTGTTCGACGTGCGCGGCACCCACGACCTCCCTCGGCATCCGCCGACACCCCCGGCCGCCTGGGCGGCCGACTACCTCGCCCTGACCGCCGACCTGGACGTCACCGCGCACACCGTCGAGGCTGCCCACGAGCTGGTGTCCCGGTGCTGGGCGGACTGGGTCCCAGCCGGGTAG
- a CDS encoding fatty acyl-AMP ligase produces MSRFVETMVSTARREFQRGLVTGAPAEPVRRTWAEVHGQALAVGGGLVAAGLRPGEAVGVLAAEPAAIAPLAQGIWLGGGSVTMLHQPTARTDLAAWAADTVRTLGMIEAATVVLDATFAALAQPLRDNGIRVLDVADLLRGEPLAQPVPRAEGDTALLQLTSGSTAAPKAVVISHGNLYANVTAMAQASQLDPATDVMVSWLPLFHDMGMIGFLTVPMAVGMELVKITPVDFLRAPLVWPELITTYRGTITASPNFGYAVFARQLSKVADEDRFDLSRLRIALSGAEPIDPGVVHAFTSEGARFGMPAECVLCAYGMAEATLAVSFAPLGIGLDVDEVRGFPKLGPPLPGLEVRAVGEHGEVLPDHGIGELQVRGDAVTVGYLTVDGPVATQDAEGWLATGDEGYLINGQVVVCGRRKDVIILGGRNIYPTDVERAACAAPDVRAGNAVAVRWDGNGRERLAVVVESRRAGDTDAERAIRKNVAAEVVHSLGVRPSTVVVLPPGGLPKTPSGKLRRAEVRDKLAEWV; encoded by the coding sequence GTGAGCCGGTTCGTCGAGACGATGGTGTCCACCGCGCGTCGTGAGTTCCAGCGTGGGCTGGTGACGGGGGCGCCCGCGGAGCCCGTGCGGCGCACGTGGGCGGAGGTGCACGGGCAGGCCCTGGCCGTGGGCGGGGGACTGGTCGCGGCCGGGTTGCGGCCCGGTGAGGCCGTCGGGGTGCTCGCCGCCGAGCCCGCCGCCATCGCGCCGCTGGCCCAGGGCATCTGGCTCGGCGGGGGCAGCGTCACCATGTTGCACCAGCCCACCGCGCGCACCGACCTGGCCGCCTGGGCCGCGGACACCGTGCGCACCCTCGGCATGATCGAGGCCGCCACCGTGGTCCTGGACGCCACCTTCGCCGCGCTGGCGCAGCCGTTGCGGGACAACGGGATCCGCGTACTGGACGTGGCCGACCTGCTCCGGGGTGAGCCCCTGGCGCAGCCCGTGCCGCGTGCGGAGGGCGATACCGCGCTGCTCCAGCTCACCAGCGGGTCCACCGCCGCGCCCAAGGCCGTGGTGATCAGCCACGGAAACCTGTACGCCAACGTCACCGCCATGGCCCAGGCCTCCCAGCTCGATCCCGCCACCGACGTCATGGTGTCCTGGCTGCCGCTGTTCCACGACATGGGCATGATCGGCTTCCTGACCGTGCCCATGGCCGTCGGCATGGAGCTGGTGAAGATCACTCCGGTCGACTTCCTGCGCGCGCCGCTGGTCTGGCCCGAGCTCATCACGACCTACCGCGGCACCATCACCGCCTCACCCAACTTCGGCTACGCGGTGTTCGCCCGCCAACTGTCCAAAGTGGCGGACGAGGACCGGTTCGACCTGTCCCGCTTGCGGATCGCGCTCAGCGGCGCCGAACCCATTGACCCCGGCGTGGTGCACGCGTTCACCTCGGAGGGCGCCCGGTTCGGCATGCCCGCCGAGTGCGTGCTGTGCGCCTACGGCATGGCCGAGGCCACCCTCGCGGTGTCCTTCGCGCCCCTGGGCATCGGCCTGGACGTCGACGAGGTGCGCGGCTTCCCCAAGCTCGGCCCGCCCCTGCCCGGCCTGGAAGTGCGCGCGGTCGGCGAGCACGGCGAGGTGCTGCCCGACCACGGGATCGGCGAGCTCCAGGTGCGCGGCGACGCCGTCACCGTGGGCTACCTCACCGTGGACGGTCCGGTGGCCACCCAGGACGCCGAGGGCTGGCTCGCCACCGGCGACGAGGGCTACCTGATCAACGGCCAGGTCGTGGTGTGCGGGCGGCGCAAGGACGTGATCATCCTCGGCGGCCGCAACATCTACCCGACGGACGTGGAGCGCGCGGCCTGCGCCGCCCCGGACGTGCGCGCGGGCAACGCGGTCGCGGTGCGCTGGGACGGCAACGGCCGCGAACGCCTGGCCGTGGTGGTGGAGTCGCGCCGCGCCGGGGACACCGACGCCGAGCGGGCCATCCGCAAGAACGTGGCCGCGGAGGTCGTGCACTCCCTCGGCGTGCGCCCGAGCACCGTGGTCGTACTGCCGCCGGGCGGGCTGCCCAAGACGCCCTCGGGCAAGCTGCGCCGCGCCGAGGTGCGGGACAAGCTCGCCGAGTGGGTCTAG
- the pth gene encoding aminoacyl-tRNA hydrolase, whose translation MAEDELLLIVGLGNPGPEYEGNRHNIGFLVLDELAARIGAKFKSHKGGAAVAEGRLGGARVVLAKPRSFMNLSGGAVAGTARFYKIDPSRVVVVHDELDLPFGTIRLKLGGGENGHNGLRSISKSLSTKDYLRARFGIGRPPGRQDPADFVLKDFATVERKELAFLIDQCADAVESLAKEGLEAAQNRFHAS comes from the coding sequence GTGGCTGAGGACGAGCTGCTGCTCATCGTGGGCCTGGGCAACCCCGGCCCCGAGTACGAGGGCAACCGGCACAACATCGGCTTCCTGGTGCTCGACGAGCTGGCCGCACGCATCGGGGCCAAGTTCAAGAGCCACAAGGGCGGCGCGGCCGTCGCCGAGGGCAGGCTGGGCGGCGCGCGGGTCGTGCTGGCCAAGCCGCGCTCGTTCATGAACCTGTCCGGGGGCGCCGTCGCGGGCACCGCCCGGTTCTACAAGATCGACCCGTCCCGCGTCGTCGTCGTGCACGACGAGCTGGACCTGCCGTTCGGCACCATCCGCCTGAAGCTCGGCGGGGGCGAGAACGGGCACAACGGGCTGCGGTCGATCTCCAAGTCGCTGTCCACGAAGGACTACCTGCGCGCGCGGTTCGGCATCGGCCGTCCGCCCGGCCGCCAGGACCCGGCCGACTTCGTGCTCAAGGACTTCGCCACGGTGGAGCGCAAGGAGCTGGCCTTCCTCATCGACCAGTGCGCGGACGCGGTCGAGTCACTGGCCAAGGAAGGCCTGGAGGCGGCGCAGAACCGCTTCCACGCGTCCTAG
- a CDS encoding 50S ribosomal protein L25/general stress protein Ctc, with amino-acid sequence MSEVRLAAEPRTEFGKGAARRTRRAGKIPAVLYGHGSDPKHVALPALEFARVVREHGTNAVLTLDLGEAANELALTKTVTTHPLKNYIEHVDLLLVKRGEKVTVDVLVVVTGDAVPGALITQEISQLQVEADALNIPEQVEVSIAGVQPGTQILASQVTLPAGVTLAADPEALVVNVVAAPTAEQMEGGADESAAAETTES; translated from the coding sequence GTGTCCGAGGTCCGTCTCGCAGCTGAGCCGCGCACCGAGTTCGGCAAGGGCGCCGCTCGCCGTACCCGCCGCGCTGGAAAGATTCCCGCAGTGCTCTACGGCCACGGCTCCGACCCGAAGCACGTTGCCCTTCCCGCCCTGGAGTTCGCCCGCGTCGTGCGTGAGCACGGCACCAACGCGGTGCTGACCCTCGACCTGGGTGAGGCCGCCAACGAGCTGGCCCTGACCAAGACGGTCACCACCCACCCGCTGAAGAACTACATCGAGCACGTCGACCTGCTGCTGGTCAAGCGCGGCGAGAAGGTCACCGTCGACGTCCTCGTGGTCGTCACCGGCGACGCCGTGCCGGGTGCCCTGATCACCCAGGAGATCAGCCAGCTCCAGGTCGAGGCCGACGCGCTGAACATCCCGGAGCAGGTCGAGGTGTCGATCGCGGGCGTGCAGCCCGGCACCCAGATCCTGGCCTCCCAGGTCACCCTGCCCGCCGGTGTGACCTTGGCCGCCGACCCGGAGGCCCTCGTGGTCAACGTGGTCGCCGCCCCGACCGCCGAGCAGATGGAGGGTGGCGCCGACGAGTCGGCCGCCGCCGAGACCACCGAGAGCTGA